The Pectinophora gossypiella chromosome 15, ilPecGoss1.1, whole genome shotgun sequence genome has a window encoding:
- the LOC126373217 gene encoding uncharacterized protein LOC126373217 — MAASLDTSFKQKICESVEIPILTRCCFCFPLRKGLISFAYINLVLTLVVTSFLSLYMAQMRRVDAAGDASDAGAAAEFPRLCADTAGLLLELIMTVSFIVALHKKHVLLMKVYLYFEIVFSVIGFVYSVAFLTRETASELFLILFQLTIQIYLVILIWSSIVKMQRDGSVKYVRDREEA; from the exons GCAGAAGATATGCGAGTCGGTGGAGATCCCGATCCTGACACGATGCTGCTTCTGCTTCCCCCTACGGAAGGGGCTCATCTCCTTCGCGTACATAAACCTG GTGTTGACGCTGGTGGTGACCAGCTTCCTGTCGCTGTACATGGCGCAGATGCGGCGCGTGGACGCAGCCGGCGACGCGAGCGACGCGGGTGCAGCCGCTGAGTTCCCGCGGCTGTGCGCTGACACGGCCGGCCTGCTGCTGGAGCTGATCATGACCGTCAGCTTCATCGTGGCGCTGCACAAG AAACACGTGCTGCTGATGAAGGTGTACCTGTACTTCGAGATCGTATTCTCCGTCATCGGGTTCGTGTACAGCGTGGCCTTCCTGACGCGTGAGACCGCCAGCGAGCTGTTCCTCATACTCTTCCAACTCA CGATCCAGATATACCTGGTGATCCTGATCTGGAGCTCGATCGTGAAGATGCAGCGCGACGGCAGCGTCAAGTACGTGCGCGACCGCGAGGAGGCGTGA